One region of Carya illinoinensis cultivar Pawnee chromosome 8, C.illinoinensisPawnee_v1, whole genome shotgun sequence genomic DNA includes:
- the LOC122317905 gene encoding probable prefoldin subunit 4: protein MQQGGGSDTEVTWEDQQNINKFGRLNNRFHELQDEIKNAKETNDNLEDASNELILTDEEVVRFQLGEVFAHVPKEEVESRIEQMKEVTSKNLEKLEEERDSILAQMAELKKILYGKFKDSINLEED, encoded by the exons ATGCAGCAG GGTGGGGGTTCAGATACGGAGGTGACTTGGGAAGATCAGCAGAACATCAACAAGTTTGGAAGATTAAACAACCGCTTTCACGAGCTCCAGGATGAGATCAAAAACGCCAAG GAAACGAATGATAATCTGGAGGATGCTAGCAATGAATTGATTCTCACTGATGAAGAGGTGGTTCGGTTCCAACTGGGGGAAGTCTTTGCCCATGTCCCGAAGGAAGAAGTGGAGAGCAGGATAGAACAGATGAAAGAGGTGACAAGCAAGAACTTGGAAAAACTTGAGGAAGAAAGGGATTCTATTCTTGCACAGATGGCCGAGTTGAAGAAGATTTTGTATGGGAAATTCAAGGACTCCATTAATCTAGAGGAGGATTGA